One Nocardia huaxiensis genomic window, TGACTTTTGCCGAGCCGGGAGCCTTGATCGGCTTCCTCGGGCCGCGCGTCTACCGGGCCCTGTACGGCCGGGACTTCCCCGAGGGCGTGCAGATCGCCGAAAACCTTTACGCCAGTGGCGTTATCGATGGTGTCGTCCCCGTTCCGGTCTTCCGCCGTATCGCGCACCGCGCCTTGAACGTGCTTTGTGGAACCCCTGCCGATCCACCTTCCCCGGAGCGGGACCCCAAGGAATTCGGCAGGGGCACTGGAGTATTCGCGGCCGGACACGAACTGTATGGGCCCGCTCTCCGGGAAGGTGGTGATATTCCCGCCTGGCAGTCGGTGCTGATCTCCCGCCGCGCCGACCGCCCCGGCATTCGCGAACTGCTCCGCAATGTCACCGACCGAGTCCCCCTGTCCGGCACCGGCCAGGGCGAATCCGACCGCACCGTGGTCCACGCCCTGGCCACCTTGCGCGGCCAGCCCTGCGTGGTCTTCGGCCACGACCGCGCCGGCCAGTCCCCGGACAACACCATGGGTCCGGCGGCGTTGCGCGAGGCCCGCCGCGCCATGGCCCTGGCGGCCGAACTCCACGTCCCCCTGGTCCTGGTGATCGACACCGCTGGCGCTTCCCTCTCCCGGGAGGCCGAGGAACGCGGCCTGGCTCCTGAAATAGCCCGCTGCATAGCCGATCTCGTCACCCTCGACACCCCCACGGTCTCCGTCCTGCTCGGCCAGGGCACGGGCGGCGGCGCGCTGGCCCTGCTGCCCGCGGACCGCGTCCTGGCGGCGGCCAATGGCTGGCTGGCCCCCTTGCCGCCCGAGGGCGCCAGCGCCATCGTCCACCGAGACACCGGCCACGCCCCGAATCTGGCCGCCGCCCAGCGCATCCGCGCGGTGGATCTCCAGGAGGACGGCATCGTGGACCGCATCGTCCCCGAATACCCCGACGCCGCCGACGAACCCGTCGACTTCTCCCGCCG contains:
- a CDS encoding carboxyl transferase domain-containing protein, yielding MRSSGPDKLARVKISARELLGELLDPGSFVSWDRPPVAIDATPEYAAELAAAAVAAGTDESVLTGEGLLRGRRIAVIACEFAFLAGSVGVAAAERITSAVERATELGLPLLASPTSGGTRMQEGTVAFVQMVKIAGAVAAHKSAGHPYLVYLRNPTMGGVFASWGSLGHMTFAEPGALIGFLGPRVYRALYGRDFPEGVQIAENLYASGVIDGVVPVPVFRRIAHRALNVLCGTPADPPSPERDPKEFGRGTGVFAAGHELYGPALREGGDIPAWQSVLISRRADRPGIRELLRNVTDRVPLSGTGQGESDRTVVHALATLRGQPCVVFGHDRAGQSPDNTMGPAALREARRAMALAAELHVPLVLVIDTAGASLSREAEERGLAPEIARCIADLVTLDTPTVSVLLGQGTGGGALALLPADRVLAAANGWLAPLPPEGASAIVHRDTGHAPNLAAAQRIRAVDLQEDGIVDRIVPEYPDAADEPVDFSRRMVAAIAAEVAALREQPAGKLRATRHSRYRRLGLN